Genomic DNA from Porites lutea chromosome 4, jaPorLute2.1, whole genome shotgun sequence:
acaaaattgcctGAAATTCATTTTGGTCCTCTTTGGAACAGGTCCAGTGTCTGGTAAACCAGTGGTGCCAAGCCAAAGAAAATTTAGGCCAGTACACCCAAGTTTCCTACCTGAACAATGTCATCAGAAACAACTTCTGAGTTTTCCAAAGACAAGGACACCAGGTTTACTGCCTTGTCCTTGAGACAACAGAAAACAGTTGGGTGAAGGAGGTGAATGCATTCACTGAAGTCAAGTGCTTGAAGCTGATGACATCTGTAAGAAACATTCCAATGATCATGAAATGAGACTAGCACTTACGCAAAAATAACGCATTATTTTGATTAAATTCTGCggcatttattaaatttttagcaaTTTCAATGCAGCGTTTATTGCtaattttgcttccatctgcGGTGTTTATTCGAGGGCAGCATTTAATTGAGTAAATACGGTATACCAGTCACCCCCGGCATGCCTTGGGAACATTAAAGATGCCACAAAGTCAGATCATTATTTTGTCCTGATTAAGTCTTATTTATGGCGTATTTAGAGCATTTGAAGGAAGCTTACTGTTTACTAAACCATAACTCAAGTCTGCCTCTCTCCACTCTACCAGTATTTGTATTTGATTGGTcactagagacctttagattcaaggacaaGGACGACTACAAGttcgagatttgacttaaaatttttttcaggtatTCTCAAATTAAAGACACCCCACAAAGCTTCATTTTTCCATTtctcactagaaaagttagcactgctacctttagtgaaggaggttacatCCTTtcctgatcgcaaaatgataaaacttctaacatttgataacttgtttttgcTACTTCGATATTTTCGCTAAAAGTTGTGGTAAAATGATGACGGCTACTAccttttcccactaaaatgacgctggttcacatGCAAgtactacttagtattgagaaaatctcctATTCattgtcgtactcgtcttagaatctaaaggtctctactgtGGAAACGTGAggaataataaacaattattcctcgagcccgaatgagCTCTGAGTCAGTTGCCCATGAGGCCGCAGGCCGAATGAGCTATTGACTCGGAGGCCATGAaggcaagaggaataattgttttagtaaaatccaactcgTTAGTCAAAcatatcaagacaaaacaactttagctagcaaaacgcaattcagtcgccattgttttggttttcaaagccggcacttttcgctactagtaggctataacatatagcctagtagtagctcagccaatcagaacgcagcattgataatagaccactagttggattttagtaGAAGGGGATACTATGGGCACTTTTATAATTGCAACTACTAGTATTTTATCCCTCCTGTTGAATATCGGTCGCACGCCTGCTGTCAATTTCCCATATCAGGGTGCCGTAGCCTTCGATCATTCCCTCTTCGAATGATTTCAGTGATTATTTTCCACatgccaaaacaaacaaacaaacaaacaaacgcgCCTTTATCTCAGGTTGGGAGCATCAACTTACTTAGCGATGGCTTGTCGAAGTCCACTGTAGGACAGCCGGCTGCACCTCGTGAGTTTCAAATGTCGCAGATGTGGAGGTGACAAAACAAGTAACAATTCATCTGTGAGCTCACCAGGAAAGTCTTTAATGATCTGCGATAAAATCTCGTCACCGAAAATACCTTGaccaaaactttcaaaatactcaAGCATCACCAGATAATCTCGAGAAATATCACTACTACAGACTAAGTACTTCAAGATAGTGCGGTTTACGATAAAACGTAAATCTGGCGGCTGCATAATTTTGAAGTAAACCTTAACTACAAAATGACCAAAATGTAAACATGTTCAAAACGCTCTCGCGCGCCATGTTGAGCCTCGTTATGAGGGTGGATGAAAACGAGTCAGGATTTTTCTTATTGATCAACGCATGCGTAATACGGGTCTAACCGCCGTCGCATTTGCGCGTCTTTTCCAAAGCAACAAGCGTGTCTGTTGTCCTGTATGGACCACAATAACAACAGCCAAAGAAATTATTAAGAAAGATTTTGATATAATCAAATCATAACCTGCAAGGTATTGGAAAAATGAGTCTGTCGTTAAAGACGCCCGATTTTAGCAAGGGAAGAGGATCTAAGGGCAAACGGCGCGAACTTGGCGAAGAGCAAAAGCAAGAAATCAAAGAAGCATTTGACTTGTTCGATACAGATAAAGACAGAGCAATAGACTATCATGAACTTAAGGTAACGTTCCTTTTTATTTTATGCGTTTGCATTTGTCTTCTCTGCTGTGATGATGTCTTTAGTGAACGTTAGGGGTAACGTAGGGGCAAGATCGAGGCTAGCATTGTAGGTTGGCGCGTAAGGGATTTTGGAAATTGCTGTCCTTTGTTCGCTAATGATTGTGTGACCTGCCTTTGAGTTCGACTTTTCACTAATTGACCTTTTACCAAGTAATTATTCTTTGGGCCTTGAAAAAACACAAAGGGATGAAATTAAACCATTCTTCAAGGGCACAATGGCTGGGTAACATAAAATGAAAACGTACGTTTTGCGGTCTGTCTTTTCTCATCTTGTGACAAGACGGCATTGTacgtttataaatattttttttaaattggggTTTTATAAGATTCGTGCGCTCCTTTTTTTGTTGCCccttttgtctttttcataACTTAATGTCTTGGAAAGAAAGATATTCTTGGCTTCCATCGGGCTAGCTGATCGAAGTTTCAGAAATATTTGCATACTTCTCTCGGTATCAAATTTCCTGTTCTTTGTGATAAATAGTTGAAGAAATTAGCATGTTAACTTACATTAATTGAACTAGGCGAAGATCATCTGAAGCCACCCTTTTTCGTGTTTAGTGTATTTGATACTTATAATGTAGTATTCTTAGAAGTCTCTAGTTCAGAATGTTGAGCTTGCTTTCAATAATTGCCAACTATCTGTAATAGAAAATCTGACTTGGTTTAATACAACTGaacttgtacatgtacatgtacttgtcTAATCTGGAGATAGCAGAGAATTAATTTTGCACCACATTTCCATGATGGATTGTTTTTGTGAGTCATATTCTCTTTGGTTTGAGAGATTGTTCAACAAAAGTACAGTAAACTCGTAAGTgattattattcctttttttaatcataCTTTATTCAACTTGTCAGGAATGTAATTCATAGTCATGACAACTTAAGTGCCTTGTCAATTATAAGTTTATGCCATTAGTGTGTCGTTGATTACTTGTGCAGCCGTACCACTGAAATTATGTCTTCCTCAATTACTTTTACTTTACTCTTTTGTATATATGTTACAGATCAActtaggttaaatcaaaattaacctaaggtcaaatttgacctgtaacatatgtATTATTGCGTAGtctaaaataaatgtttcctGCTACTTGCTAACAGATTTACTTGTTTTTTTAGAATGTAATGCGTGAGTTTGAACAATCTCAAGTAACTCTCTCAAGTTTGACCTTTTTCTGTTGCATGggtaaattaattattataggaattttttttttggaaataccTTACATTTGAAGATATCAAGGAATCACATATAATATATCTTGCCATCATCAAATAGTTTATTGTGTCTTGTGAATGTGTTATCCTGGTCAAAGTCTTTCAAGGATCATTTAAGCTTGAAGATCTGCATTACAATCCTAGTGCATATCTTTGGGGATCTTTATAAAAATCTCAAAGATCTTCAAAATTCTTACCAAGTACATCAAGGTTCTCACAAAGATCTTGGAGGATATTTGAAGGTCTTTACATTGTTTCTTGAAGATCTTTGTGGGAATCGTAAAGATCTTTGTAAAATCCTCAAATATGTTCTTGATCTTGTGTGCAGTAAGTGTGACCTAAATAGGAGCAATTTattaatgtacatgtactgtatGAGACCTGCTGAGATTTTGATTTCTTATTATACCAGGTAATGCTACAGTAAATTTACAGCTGCATATTAACAtttgttatctttattaatttatatGTTGTAGGTGGCAATGAGGGCTCTTGGGTTTGATGTGAAGAAAGCAGATGTTTTAAAAATCATGAAGGATTATGACAGGGAGGCATCAGGGAAAATCACATTTGATGACTTCAATGAAGTCAGTAAgtacaagaaattaaaaatattaatgtCATTTGTGGCAAAGTAAGCCTCCAGCCAGAAAAAGTTATGTTGActcaaggctgctgcctaagaaatttttttgggaGCCCTTCAAAGTTAGGAGCCCGTGCCACATTTTTAGGAgcccaattaaaaaaaatcagtaacttTTATTAAACATGTCAAACTTCTGGCACACGATAACTGGTGCACTAATTGGTTGATCGATTTATCATTTATCCAACTCTAGGGTACAAATAGTAGCATTATAGTAAAAGGTCAATTCAAGGGCCAGTCTCCTTTTTTTGATCTAGAGGTTTCTCACTTCGTGGTATTTCAAGAAGAGAACCCTGTATCTGAACTTAGTTTTAATTAGTTCACCAGAATGACTCTACTGATAGTGTCTGTATCTTAAGTTGACTGTCTCGACCAGATCCTTGAAACTTGATTCATGCTTCTCGGAACCTAAGTCTCCCTTTTGACCCGTCACACAATGCTAAGGAGCATTACGTgactagcctgtacacagatgTTTTTATACTTTTCTTTTCTGCCACCCCTACCCCCTTGCATTGGTGGTCAGTAAATCCCCcacaggtttttgttttttatcacgcATGCTTGATGGACTcttaagagaaaatagagggtctgtgaacaggctattgCATGATGAGACAAAACTAGAAGAATACTTAGAGTCGAACGAATCAAGTTTTGAAATGCGAAAACCTTGAGTTTTGAGAAACCAGCAATTTTATATTCACCAAGTTCGAAAGAATTTCGAGAAACGATTTACACGGTATCTCTCGAAAAACATAACAATAATCATTTGCACATACAGCGAACGCACCAACCAAAAGTACTTGTGTGTACAATTTAAGCTAAGTTAAGTTCAAGTTTTTAGGTGATAAAAAGGACCAATGGAAGGTTTTTTATCTTGAAGTTCGGAAAATTGACCCAGTATTTTTGTATCAAGTCCATCTTTTGAACTAACTGTTTTTATATTTGTGAAGGTTTGTATTTATGTGCATTGCGTGCGACAGcataaatcatttttaaaaaatggaatgtTTTTGCAGCAAGATAGAAAATGTTACAAACTTGCAAAAGTATTGTAAAACTTGCATGCCATATGTCACATGTAATTTGAAACCTCTTGCTTTTCTACGGATCAtgactttttatcagtttttactTCATGCAATAGCAACCTAACATTTCTAATGCCACTGAAAAGTCATGATTTTATTATGGAAGGTTTTTCAAAGACTATAAATTCATTCGAAGCCATTTTCAGACGAGAAACTTCAACTGCACTGCAGCGGTAGTCCGATGACCAAATGTTTTCCGTTTTCATTTCAATAGTGCAGAATGAGTAGggagttttgttgtttgttcaccAAAATTTATCCTGAGAATTATAAGTTTGAGGTGCCCTTTTCGGGcttcctgtttgaaattttggtcgcCCGAGGGTAAATCGTAGGTACCTCTGTCGATCGGGTTCCCGTTAGACAGCAGCCTTGACTACTTCAACGTCTCTTCATTATTGAAATAAACTTCTGGGCTGAGCCGTACAAAATTGGGTTTAGATCACCCAGGGTTAGTGAGAAATTTGAGGTTCAGAATGAGGGTGATGTGAAAACTtagaaagcaaattcagtttactTCTTTTTGTCCTCAATTTGTTCGTTGGATGCTGTACAAAGAATTATAGAAAGTTATTCGAGAAAAGGCATTTGAATAGCCAGGGACCAAGCTCTGTAGTAGGGGAAAAAATAGGgtgaagcaaattttctacaaTACTTGATTGCCAACAGggttttcaactgttttgtaAAGTAGCGGACATACTTCTGAAAGCACCGGACGTGAATTTTTTCTTGGGGCCGTAAGGCGCGTcgcgagcgccgaaggcgcaagcacctaggggggtctgggggcatgctcccccaggaaattttttaaaatagaatactcAGAAACGCCATTTCCAGCGTTTCTGGAACCAAGGAAACAGTTTCCTAGGCAATGCTGGCGCTCACTaaaattctctttaaaaagtaaattactGAATGAAAATGGTCAGTtggtagggggagggggagggagaatggcaacaacagaattttgttttaCCTGGGGATTTCCCTCAAGACTTGGCCGAGCAGGAATGAGAACGAAATAGTCACTTCAATTCCGTTTAAATGAAGAGGGGAAACCAATAAAATATCCCGCCGCTcaataagcaaagaaaaaagagttATATGGCCGTTTTGAAGAATGTAATTGATTATTCTGTTATCCTCTAGTCAGTATGTTCATGAGATGCCTTAGTAAGGAAAATATATAAtacagtagtaaaaaaaaatcgccaatatTGATCTCAAAGTACCGGACGTGGAATGGCAAACGACCGGACGAAACGTCCGGCCTCCGGCCTCAAATGAAAACCCTGTGCCAAGCTGCCTACTTTTACATCCTagctgtctactttaaaacttaatgagAGCTCTGAagtttaatcctggattagcaaTAATcagccttcaaacaactggccCTTGTGACTTGACTGTAAATGATCAGGAGGGACAAggaagaaatttgcaaaaggcGGCTTAGATGtgaaacattatttttgtaattttatagcTTTTATTAATTGTTTCACACTTAAAGGGTGAATACAACacaaaaacactgcaaaaaattaacaattgaaattactttaaaaataCTACAAAACCCTATCCAAACAAATTTCACTGTACGCTATTAGTGTATGCTTAGATGTGAAACATGCTTAGAATGTAATTACACCATGAATCTCAGGAACTTGATCCTTGTAACCTGCAGATTATGAGCCACTATTAAAACTGCTGGCCAGTATTGCTTCCAGCTAACTTCGCCTAAATTACGTTTaagccacatttttttttattgaattcaattttttttcagaatgatGTCATTTCAGTGCCAAGAAAGTACATGTAGATTGCATACTGAAAGTACATGTAGAATACATACTGATGCGAGAATTTTGAACCAGTCTCGCAACCCTACATCCTTAATTAACTGTTCCACAAACTACATGCAACACCATAATTCACGAAAAAGGTTTTCTACTCATTATGTTTTAGTGACAGACTGGATGTTAGACAGAGATCCTCAAGAGGAAGTATTTAAAGCATTCAGACtatttgatgatgatgacagtggcAAGATTAGTCTCAGAAATCTAAGACGAGTAGCTAGAGAGCTGGGTGAAAACATGACAGACGAAGAGTTGCGTGCCATGATTGATGAGTTTGATAAAGATGGAGATGGTGAAAGTGagtcttttaaaatttgtagaTTTTTTTGCTTAAATATTATATAGGCAGGAAAATTATTTAGAAAAACAACCTGTATTGCTACACAGTAATACcgttgtgatttttaatactAGTTTCTCCTTTGACAGTACAGttgtgactaaagaaaacttacacttgaaaaacaattcaataCTGACAACAATGAGTGTGTCGAACGAGAATGAAAGttaatctttaatgaatttgttaaatgcgcaatgacttacatgtaactggaatacgacttaaaaaactttcttacctggaaaaaaaggctcttaatccgcactgtttttgttttgattgacgtTAAAACTGAACGTTCAACACGATCGTGCATTGCACAAAAAGTACTTTTTTCGTTTGTAACATATATTTGCATGTGTCAGCgtgtttattacaaaacagaagagtctGGGATGGAGTAAAACATCGAAACGAAAAAGAACTCGTAGAATCCATTGGGAGAAAAGACCGATTAAGCATACACCGTCTTTCTAGTTCGAGTTCGTAAGTATAGTAGGAAGTAAGTCAGTCGCACTGTGCTTTGGGTTTTACGGCGCACAGGTGCGAGTACATATGAATTTTTAGGCACACAAACAAAAATCCAGTCGCATATGCGACCAGTTAGTCGctaactttgagccctgagTATGGAAGAATAGTTTCTGTATCCATGGCATGCTTGAAGAATTCCTTTTTGtgtcttttctcttcttttaatttttgtcttattGCCCTCGCTCTTGACAAATGCCGTAAACTTCTTATGAACAACTAGACCATTCTCTGATTCATTTAGAGGAAAACCTAGTAAGATACTGCTCTGCCCTGCAAACAGCTAGACCTTCaagtggctcggatgaccacatAAAATGGAAGTCCCTTCTCCAGTAGAAgatgtaaaaatagtgtcctcaatttTGTACTTTCATGCTCAAATAAAGTGAattttatgtacatgtattattattattattattattattattattattattattattattgtggtcatcatcatcattaagaAGCCTCCCCCGAGTAAGTTCCCATTAGCAGAGAAATGCCTTCACCCTGCCTCAGACTCCCAGCATGCATAGAAAGTTGTGTCTGATAGCCCTGTGTGTCtgcgcatttgaatatattcatatagatatttgcgccgaataagtaataaattattaaattattatgtgCTA
This window encodes:
- the LOC140935347 gene encoding centrin-3-like, whose product is MSLSLKTPDFSKGRGSKGKRRELGEEQKQEIKEAFDLFDTDKDRAIDYHELKVAMRALGFDVKKADVLKIMKDYDREASGKITFDDFNEVMTDWMLDRDPQEEVFKAFRLFDDDDSGKISLRNLRRVARELGENMTDEELRAMIDEFDKDGDGEINEEEFLAIMTGDT